One genomic window of Salvia miltiorrhiza cultivar Shanhuang (shh) chromosome 4, IMPLAD_Smil_shh, whole genome shotgun sequence includes the following:
- the LOC131023536 gene encoding uncharacterized protein LOC131023536, whose amino-acid sequence MAIEVFPDSPSAAGISPRISFSHDLSQSDVVPIEQYIRSGASSSSIDFDFCVFRESFDQESSSADELFFDGKILPIQIKKRLAPPPLPPSPLPPPPPPPPKSAESEEKHKSFWRFKRSSSLNCGSGYGRTLCPLPLLSRSNSTGSTASGKRSSISTSQKQNLLKSNSSQKPQAQSGYSSKPPLKKSGQFSHAGGIKFSPVLNVPPANLFGLGSIFSGGGKERSRKKY is encoded by the coding sequence GTGTTCCCCGACAGCCCGAGCGCCGCCGGCATCAGCCCTCGCATCTCCTTCTCCCACGATCTCTCCCAATCCGACGTCGTTCCGATCGAGCAGTACATTCGCTCCggcgcctcctcctcctccatcGATTTCGACTTCTGCGTCTTCCGCGAGAGCTTCGACCAGGAATCCTCCTCCGCCGACGAGCTCTTCTTCGACGGCAAGATCCTCCCCATCCAAATCAAAAAACGCCTCGCTCCGCCGCCCTTGCCGCCTTCTCCACTTCCCCCGCCGCCTCCCCCGCCTCCAAAATCCGCCGAATCGGAAGAGAAGCACAAGTCCTTCTGGCGGTTTAAGCGCAGCTCCAGCTTGAACTGCGGCAGCGGCTACGGCCGGACTCTCTGCCCGCTGCCGCTCCTCTCCAGAAGCAATTCCACGGGATCCACCGCCAGCGGTAAGCGCTCCTCCATCTCGACCAGTCAGAAGCAAAATCTACTGAAAAGCAATTCATCGCAGAAGCCGCAGGCGCAGTCCGGTTATTCGTCAAAGCCGCCGTTGAAGAAGAGCGGCCAATTTTCTCACGCCGGCGGGATTAAATTCAGTCCGGTTTTGAACGTTCCTCCGGCTAATCTCTTTGGCCTCGGCTCAATATTTTCCGGCGGCGGCAAGGAGCGGAGCAGGAAGAAGTATTGA